In Brevibacterium zhoupengii, the following are encoded in one genomic region:
- a CDS encoding ligand-binding protein SH3, which yields MGKHSSPKPGFAKQLVRDLTPASKRSAGRHSSDAPSTATSVLATVRQRPVVAAIAVPAAATAAVVGSTVVMSPPEAGNVTTEAADTSAQESQSSPSAVSQDEIDAQREKAGEEYLKDVKDDPKYKNKTSKTTLDVKTPKPKPSPTTEKAETNSGGASTSDEKSSDDKSSDSDEKSSGGDTPEGISNEPCSVSSSIESGLQPNAVNGYRAVCAKFPEVKTYGGVRPGSGTSDHYTGGAVDIMITGATGDRIADYLIKNSGALNVKYVIWEQRIWNPGSGWSSMEDRGSPTDNHFDHVHVSFN from the coding sequence TTGGGTAAGCACTCTTCGCCAAAGCCTGGCTTTGCCAAGCAGTTGGTCCGGGATCTGACTCCCGCCAGCAAGCGCTCAGCCGGTCGGCACTCCTCGGACGCGCCGTCAACTGCCACCTCGGTGTTGGCCACCGTCCGCCAGCGTCCCGTCGTTGCCGCGATCGCGGTTCCGGCCGCGGCCACCGCCGCCGTCGTCGGCTCCACTGTCGTCATGAGCCCGCCAGAGGCCGGAAATGTCACGACCGAAGCCGCTGACACCTCCGCGCAGGAGTCGCAGTCGAGCCCCTCGGCTGTCAGCCAGGATGAGATCGACGCTCAGCGCGAGAAGGCCGGCGAAGAGTACCTCAAGGACGTCAAGGACGATCCCAAGTACAAGAACAAGACCTCGAAGACGACACTCGACGTCAAGACCCCCAAACCCAAGCCCTCTCCGACGACGGAGAAGGCCGAGACCAACTCCGGCGGCGCGTCGACATCAGACGAGAAGTCATCCGATGACAAGTCCTCGGATTCGGATGAGAAGTCATCCGGCGGAGACACGCCTGAGGGCATCTCGAACGAGCCCTGCTCGGTCTCTTCGTCGATCGAGTCCGGACTGCAGCCCAACGCGGTCAACGGCTACCGTGCCGTGTGTGCGAAGTTCCCCGAGGTCAAGACCTACGGCGGCGTCCGCCCAGGTTCAGGCACCTCGGACCACTACACCGGCGGAGCCGTCGACATCATGATCACCGGCGCCACCGGCGACCGCATCGCGGACTACCTGATCAAGAACTCCGGAGCACTCAACGTCAAGTACGTGATCTGGGAACAGCGCATCTGGAACCCGGGCAGCGGCTGGTCGAGCATGGAAGATCGTGGATCACCCACGGACAACCACTTCGACCACGTGCACGTCTCGTTCAACTGA
- the rbfA gene encoding 30S ribosome-binding factor RbfA, with protein sequence MADATRARKIADQIKVIVASTIERRLKDPRLGFVTVTDVRVTGDLQHASIFYTVFGDGQDLEATGKALESAKGFIRSEVGKGLTIRLTPSLEFIADAVPEAAAHLDGLLAKAAADDARVADLAKGAKPAGDEDPYKKTDDEA encoded by the coding sequence ATGGCAGATGCAACTCGGGCGCGTAAGATCGCCGACCAGATCAAGGTCATCGTCGCCAGCACGATCGAACGCAGGCTCAAAGACCCACGTCTCGGTTTCGTCACGGTCACCGATGTGCGCGTGACCGGAGACCTGCAGCACGCCTCGATCTTCTACACGGTCTTCGGTGACGGACAGGACCTCGAAGCGACAGGCAAAGCGCTGGAGTCGGCGAAGGGCTTCATCCGTTCAGAGGTCGGCAAGGGTCTGACGATTCGACTGACCCCGAGCCTCGAATTCATCGCCGACGCAGTGCCCGAGGCTGCCGCCCATCTCGATGGACTTCTGGCCAAGGCCGCAGCCGACGATGCACGGGTTGCAGACCTCGCCAAGGGTGCGAAGCCTGCCGGGGATGAAGATCCCTACAAGAAGACCGACGACGAGGCCTGA
- the infB gene encoding translation initiation factor IF-2 — protein MAKPRVHELAKELGTTSKNVLEKLQDLGEFVRSASSTLEAPVVRKVKEAFADSAPAKSSGDKASSASAETKPAAKPGAKPAAKPGAPKPGAKTAAKPGAKPGAKAASTPSEAAESTPAAEKPAAKPTGAKPGAKPAATPAAESKPAAEPKADDTPAAPAAAEASAEQTKPAPRANAPKPGAAPKPGAAPKPGSAPKPGSAPKPGGRSPARPGNNPFAPAQGMPKPAGRGGPKSGNRPGGQGGQGGQGGPGARPGNNPFANSQGMPKPGQKPPRASGEEGAAGPRPAPRPGAPRPNPSMMKNSALNKPAPGRGRGGGRGNAPAGGGAPGAPGAAPGGAPAGRRGPGGGPGGRGSGRGRGSTQGAFGRGGGPRQKGRKSKRAKRAEFEQMQTPSVGGVSVPRGDGSTPLRLRRGSSLADFAEKINTDPTNLVTVLFHLGEMATITQSLDEGTFEVLGEELGYKIEIVSPEDEDRELLETFDIDLDAEAADEDDEDLAARPPVVTVMGHVDHGKTKLLDAIRSANVAAREAGGITQHIGAYQAEVEHEGADRKITFLDTPGHEAFTAMRARGAKSTDLAILVVAADDGVMPQTVEALSHAQAADIPIVVAVNKIDKEGANPSKVMQQLTEYNLVAEEYGGETMFVPISALKREGIDQLLESVLLTTDAALDLRANPDKSARGIAIEAKLDKGRGAVATVLVDSGTLRQGDAIVCGTAYGRVRAMFDENGNLVEEAGPSRPVQVLGLSSVPRAGDTFISTEDDRTARQIAEKRDAIERNAAQARGRKRISLEDFTKALAEGKVDMLNLILKGDVSGAVEALEDSLLKIDVGDDVDLRIIHRGVGAITENDINLATVDNAIVLGFNVRPEAKARDLAEREGVDVRYYSVIYQAIDDIESSLKGMLKPEYEEVQTGTAEIREVFRSSKFGNIAGSIVRDGHITRNATARVTRDGVVIGDKVKIESLRRFKDDATEVREGFECGIGLGSFNDLRVGDIIETVEMREKPRD, from the coding sequence GTGGCAAAGCCCCGTGTCCATGAGCTCGCGAAAGAGCTCGGCACTACAAGTAAGAACGTCCTCGAGAAACTCCAGGACCTGGGCGAATTCGTTCGCTCCGCTTCCTCGACCCTCGAAGCACCCGTCGTGCGGAAGGTGAAGGAAGCATTCGCCGATTCCGCTCCGGCCAAGTCCAGCGGAGACAAGGCCTCCAGCGCCTCCGCCGAGACGAAGCCGGCAGCCAAGCCGGGCGCAAAGCCCGCAGCGAAGCCCGGCGCTCCCAAGCCCGGTGCGAAGACTGCCGCCAAGCCAGGCGCTAAGCCCGGCGCCAAAGCAGCCTCGACACCAAGCGAAGCAGCCGAAAGCACCCCTGCAGCGGAAAAGCCCGCAGCCAAGCCCACCGGTGCGAAGCCGGGCGCGAAGCCTGCAGCTACTCCTGCTGCTGAGTCGAAGCCCGCTGCAGAGCCCAAGGCTGATGACACCCCGGCAGCTCCGGCAGCAGCCGAAGCATCCGCTGAGCAGACCAAACCTGCGCCACGTGCGAACGCACCGAAGCCAGGCGCTGCACCGAAGCCGGGTGCAGCTCCCAAACCAGGCTCGGCTCCCAAGCCGGGCTCTGCCCCGAAGCCAGGCGGCCGTTCGCCGGCTCGTCCCGGCAACAACCCCTTCGCTCCAGCCCAGGGCATGCCCAAACCGGCAGGCCGCGGTGGACCGAAGTCCGGCAATCGCCCCGGCGGCCAAGGTGGCCAGGGCGGTCAAGGCGGTCCAGGAGCACGTCCGGGCAACAACCCGTTCGCCAACTCGCAGGGAATGCCGAAGCCAGGTCAGAAGCCTCCTCGCGCATCCGGTGAGGAAGGCGCAGCAGGTCCACGTCCGGCACCACGCCCGGGCGCACCTCGCCCCAACCCATCGATGATGAAGAACTCGGCTCTCAACAAGCCGGCCCCAGGTCGCGGTCGCGGCGGAGGACGTGGCAACGCGCCCGCCGGCGGTGGCGCACCCGGTGCACCAGGTGCAGCTCCAGGCGGCGCACCTGCAGGTCGTCGCGGACCCGGAGGCGGTCCAGGCGGTCGTGGTTCAGGCCGCGGTCGCGGCAGCACACAGGGTGCATTCGGCCGTGGCGGAGGTCCCCGTCAGAAGGGACGCAAGTCGAAGCGGGCCAAGCGCGCCGAGTTCGAACAGATGCAGACACCGTCCGTCGGTGGCGTCTCTGTTCCACGCGGCGACGGCTCGACTCCGCTGCGCCTGCGCCGCGGATCCTCGCTGGCCGACTTCGCTGAGAAGATCAACACCGATCCGACGAACCTCGTCACGGTGCTCTTCCACCTCGGCGAGATGGCGACCATCACCCAGTCTCTCGACGAGGGGACCTTCGAGGTTCTCGGCGAGGAACTCGGCTACAAGATCGAGATCGTCTCACCCGAGGACGAAGACCGTGAGCTGCTCGAGACCTTCGACATCGACCTTGACGCGGAAGCCGCGGACGAGGACGACGAGGATCTCGCAGCACGTCCACCGGTCGTCACCGTCATGGGTCACGTCGACCACGGTAAGACCAAGCTTCTCGACGCCATTCGCTCAGCGAACGTGGCGGCACGCGAAGCCGGCGGAATCACCCAGCACATCGGTGCCTACCAGGCCGAGGTCGAGCACGAAGGCGCCGATCGCAAGATCACCTTCCTCGATACTCCGGGCCACGAGGCGTTCACCGCCATGCGTGCCCGCGGTGCGAAGTCGACGGACCTCGCGATCCTCGTGGTCGCAGCCGACGACGGTGTGATGCCGCAGACCGTTGAAGCGCTCAGCCACGCTCAGGCGGCGGACATTCCGATCGTGGTCGCGGTCAACAAGATCGATAAGGAGGGCGCCAACCCCTCGAAGGTCATGCAGCAGCTGACCGAGTACAACCTGGTGGCCGAGGAATACGGCGGCGAGACCATGTTCGTGCCGATCTCTGCGCTCAAGCGCGAAGGCATCGACCAGCTGCTCGAATCCGTGCTGCTGACCACCGACGCCGCACTCGACCTGCGGGCGAATCCCGACAAGTCGGCTCGCGGCATCGCGATCGAAGCCAAGCTCGACAAGGGCCGCGGCGCGGTTGCGACCGTGCTCGTCGACTCCGGCACACTGCGCCAGGGCGATGCGATCGTCTGCGGCACTGCCTACGGCCGTGTCCGTGCGATGTTCGATGAGAACGGCAACCTCGTCGAGGAGGCGGGACCATCCCGTCCCGTGCAGGTGCTGGGTCTGTCCTCCGTGCCGCGTGCCGGCGATACGTTCATCTCCACCGAGGACGACCGCACAGCACGTCAGATCGCTGAGAAGCGCGACGCCATCGAGCGCAATGCCGCTCAGGCCCGCGGTCGCAAGCGCATCAGCCTCGAGGACTTCACCAAGGCACTCGCCGAGGGCAAGGTCGACATGCTCAACCTCATCCTCAAGGGCGACGTCTCGGGTGCTGTCGAAGCACTGGAGGACTCGCTGCTCAAGATCGATGTGGGCGACGACGTCGACCTGCGCATCATCCACCGCGGTGTGGGTGCGATCACGGAGAACGACATCAACCTGGCCACGGTCGACAACGCGATCGTCCTCGGCTTCAACGTCCGTCCGGAAGCGAAGGCACGCGACCTGGCCGAGCGCGAAGGCGTCGATGTCCGTTACTACTCGGTCATCTACCAGGCGATCGACGACATCGAGAGCTCGCTCAAGGGCATGCTCAAGCCGGAGTACGAAGAGGTCCAGACAGGCACCGCGGAGATCCGCGAAGTCTTCCGCTCCTCCAAGTTCGGCAACATTGCCGGCTCCATCGTTCGCGATGGTCACATCACCAGGAACGCGACCGCTCGCGTCACCCGTGATGGAGTGGTCATCGGGGACAAGGTCAAGATCGAGTCCCTGCGCCGCTTCAAGGACGATGCCACCGAGGTCCGCGAAGGATTCGAGTGCGGTATCGGACTGGGCAGCTTCAACGATCTGCGTGTCGGTGACATCATCGAGACCGTCGAGATGCGTGAGAAGCCGCGCGACTGA
- a CDS encoding YlxR family protein has product MIVGEAPRRTCIACRQKADRDELTRFVIRPDQHPAIVHDVSATLPGRGAWVHPDATCLKKALTAASFARAFRTKVTASDLPRMDTEPKKSG; this is encoded by the coding sequence GTGATTGTAGGCGAGGCACCTCGAAGGACGTGCATCGCCTGCAGGCAAAAGGCCGACCGGGACGAACTCACACGATTCGTGATTCGACCTGATCAGCATCCGGCCATCGTCCATGACGTGTCAGCGACACTGCCGGGACGAGGAGCCTGGGTGCACCCGGACGCCACATGCCTGAAGAAGGCATTGACGGCCGCATCCTTCGCTCGAGCCTTTCGAACGAAGGTCACCGCCTCGGACCTGCCGAGGATGGATACCGAACCCAAGAAGAGCGGGTAG
- the nusA gene encoding transcription termination factor NusA, translating into MDIDLSVLRIIEREREIPLDTLIELIEQALFLAYQKTEGAWPDSRAELDKTTGEVRILAVEFDNDDNPIGEFDDTPTGFGRIAAQTARQVIHQRLRDVEDESVLGNFKGREGEIVSGTIQQGRDPQMVQVDLGDVEAVLPPHEQVPGESYRHGTRLRVYIADVHKGPKGTSVTVSRTHPNLVRRLFAHEAPEIADGTVEIVSLAREAGHRTKLAVRATKPGVNAKGSCIGELGSRVRAVMNELGQEKIDIVDYSDDPAKFIGHALSPAKASKVDILDPDLQESRAIVPRDQLSLAIGKEGQNARLAAKLTGWKIDIVPGE; encoded by the coding sequence ATGGATATCGACCTCAGTGTTCTGCGCATTATCGAGCGAGAGCGGGAGATTCCGCTCGACACTCTGATCGAACTCATCGAACAAGCGCTCTTCCTTGCCTATCAGAAGACCGAGGGCGCGTGGCCTGATTCCCGCGCCGAACTGGACAAGACCACGGGCGAGGTTCGCATCCTCGCGGTCGAGTTCGACAACGATGACAATCCGATCGGCGAATTCGACGACACCCCCACCGGCTTCGGGCGCATCGCTGCGCAGACGGCACGCCAGGTCATCCACCAGCGCCTGCGCGACGTCGAAGACGAATCGGTGCTCGGCAACTTCAAGGGCCGCGAGGGCGAGATCGTCTCCGGCACCATTCAGCAGGGCAGGGATCCGCAGATGGTCCAGGTCGACCTCGGTGATGTCGAGGCAGTTCTGCCACCGCATGAGCAGGTTCCCGGTGAGTCCTACCGTCACGGAACTCGCCTGCGTGTCTACATCGCCGACGTGCATAAGGGACCGAAGGGAACATCGGTCACCGTCTCGCGCACTCACCCGAACCTCGTACGTCGGCTGTTTGCGCACGAAGCGCCCGAGATCGCGGATGGCACCGTCGAGATCGTCTCCCTGGCACGTGAGGCCGGCCACCGGACCAAACTGGCTGTGCGCGCCACGAAGCCCGGAGTCAACGCGAAGGGCTCGTGCATCGGCGAACTCGGATCTCGAGTGCGGGCCGTGATGAACGAACTGGGCCAGGAGAAGATCGACATCGTCGACTACAGCGACGACCCGGCCAAGTTCATCGGCCACGCGCTTTCACCAGCCAAGGCGAGCAAGGTCGACATCCTTGATCCCGACCTGCAGGAGTCTCGTGCCATCGTGCCCCGGGACCAGCTCTCCCTGGCGATCGGCAAAGAAGGGCAGAACGCCCGCCTGGCTGCCAAGCTCACCGGCTGGAAGATCGACATCGTCCCAGGCGAATAG
- a CDS encoding ribosome maturation factor RimP: protein MDEDVAQIEELLREPLQASGFYLESVKAVAAGQRRALTVVVDLDESSTEPMSMDKIAESSRLVGDTLDEVEVFRDKPYQLEVTSPGATRKLEKPRQFKRVLGRRLEISTKKDTFKLDLDDVGDHSISGIDPASREKRTVKLGDIVKAQVELKFR from the coding sequence ATGGACGAGGACGTGGCGCAGATCGAGGAGCTTCTGCGGGAACCGCTGCAGGCCTCCGGGTTCTACCTGGAATCGGTGAAGGCAGTGGCAGCGGGCCAGCGACGGGCACTGACGGTCGTCGTCGACCTCGACGAGTCCAGCACGGAACCGATGTCGATGGACAAGATCGCCGAATCGAGCCGTCTCGTCGGTGACACCCTCGACGAAGTCGAGGTCTTCCGTGACAAGCCCTATCAGCTTGAGGTCACCAGTCCGGGTGCGACGCGGAAGCTGGAGAAGCCTCGGCAATTCAAGCGCGTGCTCGGCCGTCGACTCGAAATCAGCACGAAGAAGGACACTTTCAAGCTCGATCTCGACGATGTGGGCGATCACTCAATCTCGGGCATCGATCCCGCCAGTCGTGAGAAGCGCACGGTCAAGCTCGGCGACATCGTCAAGGCGCAGGTCGAACTCAAATTTCGGTGA
- a CDS encoding aminoglycoside phosphotransferase family protein, with translation MKVPPVLFNATRDIIGEFRTTSWVAALDFMASELADRWKLTFDDVPGSPWAGCESLVIPVLTQEHYQGVLRFAAPTSAHTAAHAQALRALKMWNGHGAVRVIRDDHSFRVTLQERLRTKDNLSVLPLADVPPVWGALQRSLEVPADSDFLRVQDVAAGWLTTFDADAGLLSGWSEAGPGDSLLLSFARNWMHTLAASEENWLIHADLHYYNILAGNPDASGIATWKAIDPQPLSGPTAYTLAPVLWNRLVEIPAQHPQAQAAWLRGFATDLALCAGMDPQYGMGAAVAREITNMFWYLKSARSGSNAALADAARSLWVARALSGADVAGVNAHALKPIG, from the coding sequence GTGAAGGTCCCACCAGTCCTGTTCAACGCCACTCGAGACATCATCGGCGAATTCCGCACCACCTCCTGGGTCGCGGCCCTGGACTTCATGGCCAGCGAGCTCGCCGACCGGTGGAAGCTGACCTTCGACGATGTCCCCGGTTCACCGTGGGCAGGCTGCGAGAGCCTCGTCATTCCAGTCCTGACCCAGGAGCACTACCAGGGAGTGCTGCGGTTCGCGGCCCCCACCTCGGCGCATACGGCCGCACATGCACAGGCCCTGCGGGCGCTGAAGATGTGGAACGGGCATGGTGCCGTCCGGGTGATCAGGGACGATCACAGCTTCCGGGTGACACTGCAGGAGCGGCTGCGAACGAAGGACAATCTCTCCGTGCTGCCTTTGGCTGATGTACCTCCGGTGTGGGGTGCTCTGCAGCGGTCTCTGGAGGTTCCGGCGGATTCAGATTTCCTGCGGGTCCAGGACGTGGCCGCGGGATGGTTGACCACCTTCGATGCCGACGCCGGGCTGCTCAGCGGCTGGTCCGAGGCTGGTCCCGGTGATTCGCTGCTGCTCTCGTTCGCGCGCAATTGGATGCACACGCTGGCTGCGTCTGAGGAGAACTGGCTCATCCACGCAGATCTGCACTACTACAACATCCTTGCCGGCAATCCCGATGCCTCCGGGATCGCAACGTGGAAGGCCATTGATCCGCAGCCGCTGTCGGGACCGACCGCCTACACCTTGGCACCGGTGTTGTGGAACCGTCTCGTCGAGATCCCAGCCCAGCATCCCCAGGCCCAGGCCGCATGGCTGCGCGGATTCGCCACCGATCTCGCCCTGTGCGCGGGCATGGACCCGCAGTATGGGATGGGTGCCGCAGTCGCCCGGGAGATCACCAACATGTTCTGGTATTTGAAGTCTGCCCGCAGCGGTTCGAATGCGGCTCTGGCCGATGCCGCCCGCTCACTGTGGGTCGCCCGTGCCCTCTCGGGTGCCGATGTCGCCGGCGTCAATGCCCACGCGCTCAAACCCATCGGCTGA
- a CDS encoding TSUP family transporter gives MEALTAGIDVTLGMLLWLLAAGVLAGWIDAVVGGGGLIQLPALLLVPGMTPVQAVATNKVGSIAGTTASAVTYLRTITPDRSATIPAAATAFLGAVFGAKLATLVPGELFTPIILVALIGVGLFTVLNPSLGADATLRFGESSKRHHGLSWLIGLVIGIYDGVLGPGTGSFLVIAFVTVIGFSFLQASATAKVINWATNFGALVFFIPDGQVVWALGLVVAVGNVAGGIFGARTALKKGSGFVRVVFVVVVSAMIIKLGYDVISGLVH, from the coding sequence ATGGAGGCTCTCACCGCAGGCATCGATGTCACCCTCGGCATGCTTCTGTGGCTGTTGGCCGCGGGTGTGCTGGCCGGGTGGATCGATGCCGTCGTCGGCGGCGGGGGTCTGATCCAGCTTCCGGCACTGCTGCTGGTGCCGGGCATGACACCGGTCCAGGCCGTGGCCACGAACAAGGTGGGCTCGATCGCGGGCACGACCGCCTCGGCGGTGACCTATCTGCGCACAATCACACCCGACCGTTCGGCGACGATCCCTGCTGCTGCCACGGCGTTCCTCGGTGCCGTCTTCGGCGCCAAACTCGCGACCCTGGTCCCCGGTGAACTCTTCACTCCGATCATTCTGGTCGCGCTCATCGGGGTCGGACTCTTCACGGTCCTCAACCCCAGCCTCGGCGCCGATGCGACGCTGCGATTCGGGGAGTCCTCGAAACGTCACCATGGTCTGTCATGGCTGATCGGCCTGGTCATCGGCATCTACGACGGAGTGCTCGGACCCGGCACCGGTTCCTTCCTCGTCATCGCGTTCGTCACGGTCATCGGATTCTCATTCCTCCAGGCCTCAGCCACGGCGAAGGTCATCAACTGGGCGACGAACTTCGGAGCCCTCGTCTTCTTCATCCCCGATGGTCAGGTCGTGTGGGCGCTCGGCCTCGTTGTCGCCGTGGGCAATGTCGCAGGCGGAATCTTCGGTGCCCGGACGGCATTGAAGAAGGGGTCCGGCTTCGTTCGAGTCGTCTTCGTCGTCGTGGTCTCCGCGATGATCATCAAACTCGGCTACGACGTGATCTCCGGCCTCGTCCATTGA
- a CDS encoding proline--tRNA ligase, translating to MALRMSSLFVRTQKEDPVGAEVASHKLLHRAGYIRRSAPGIYTWLPLGLQVLGKIETIVREEMARAGSQEVHFPGLLPADPYRKSGRWEAFGPDLFHLKDRKDNDYILAPTHEEVFTLLVKDLYSSYKDLPLSIYQVQTKYRDEARPRAGLLRGREFIMKDAYSFDIDDAGLDASYEAMRVAYLRAFARLGVPCLPVKATPGAMGGSGTEEFIYPSEVGEDTFVRSPGGYAANVEAVTSIVPETIPFENSPAAHVEDTPDTPTIETLVDAANANHPREDRAWTAADTLKNVVCAVTHPDGTREIIVIGLPGDRDVDLDRAAGTGMLGNGEVDLEAATSEDLAAHPELVRGYIGPGNDLDNQILGLEGTSKIRYLLDPRVVDGTRWITGANEPGRHVFDLVAGRDFTADGTIEAAGVVLGDPAPDGSGPLELARGVEIGQIFKLGRKYAEALDLKVLDQNGKATTVTMGSYGLGVTRVMACIAEEYHSESGLLWPQHLAPADVHIIAAGKGEEIAEAAEKLTAELESEGVSVLLDDRLKVSPGFKFADAELIGIPTVIVVGRGLADGVVEVRNRLADEKQEVPVAEVVAGTVATIRAAYAAADAAADAAIAEAPAR from the coding sequence ATGGCCCTGCGCATGTCGTCCCTGTTTGTGCGAACCCAGAAGGAAGACCCGGTCGGTGCCGAGGTCGCCAGCCACAAACTTCTGCACCGTGCGGGATACATCCGCCGATCGGCACCGGGGATCTACACATGGCTGCCCCTGGGACTGCAGGTCCTGGGCAAGATCGAAACCATCGTGCGCGAGGAGATGGCCCGCGCCGGGTCACAGGAAGTCCACTTCCCCGGTCTGCTGCCCGCCGACCCGTACCGCAAGTCCGGACGCTGGGAAGCCTTCGGCCCCGACCTCTTCCACCTCAAGGACCGCAAGGACAACGACTACATCCTGGCCCCGACCCACGAAGAGGTCTTCACCCTCCTGGTCAAGGACCTCTACTCCTCCTACAAGGACCTGCCGCTGTCCATCTACCAGGTCCAGACCAAGTACCGTGACGAGGCACGCCCCCGCGCAGGCCTGCTGCGCGGACGCGAATTCATCATGAAGGACGCCTACTCCTTCGACATCGACGATGCCGGACTCGACGCCTCCTACGAAGCGATGCGCGTGGCCTACCTGCGAGCCTTCGCCCGCCTCGGCGTGCCCTGCCTGCCGGTCAAGGCCACCCCGGGTGCCATGGGCGGCTCCGGCACCGAGGAGTTCATCTACCCCTCCGAGGTCGGCGAAGACACCTTCGTGCGCTCACCCGGCGGATACGCCGCCAACGTCGAGGCAGTGACCTCGATCGTGCCCGAGACGATCCCGTTCGAGAACTCTCCCGCGGCCCACGTCGAGGACACCCCCGACACGCCCACGATCGAGACCCTCGTCGACGCCGCCAATGCGAACCACCCTCGCGAGGACCGCGCCTGGACCGCAGCGGACACGCTCAAGAACGTCGTCTGCGCCGTCACCCACCCCGACGGCACCCGCGAGATCATCGTCATCGGCCTGCCCGGAGACCGGGACGTCGACCTCGATCGCGCCGCCGGCACCGGAATGCTCGGCAACGGCGAGGTCGACCTCGAGGCCGCCACCAGCGAGGACCTCGCAGCCCACCCGGAGCTCGTCAGGGGCTACATCGGACCGGGCAACGACCTCGACAATCAGATCCTCGGCCTCGAAGGCACCTCGAAGATCCGCTACCTCCTCGATCCCCGCGTCGTCGACGGCACCCGCTGGATCACCGGCGCCAACGAGCCCGGCCGCCACGTCTTCGACCTCGTCGCCGGTCGTGACTTCACCGCTGATGGCACCATCGAAGCCGCAGGGGTGGTCCTCGGTGACCCGGCACCCGACGGTTCCGGTCCGCTGGAGCTGGCCCGCGGTGTCGAGATCGGTCAGATCTTCAAACTCGGCCGCAAGTACGCCGAGGCCCTCGACCTCAAGGTCCTTGACCAGAACGGCAAGGCCACGACCGTGACCATGGGCTCCTACGGTCTCGGCGTCACCCGTGTCATGGCCTGCATCGCGGAGGAATACCACAGCGAATCCGGCCTCCTCTGGCCTCAGCACCTGGCTCCGGCCGACGTGCACATCATCGCTGCCGGCAAGGGCGAAGAGATCGCCGAGGCGGCGGAGAAGCTGACAGCCGAGCTCGAGTCCGAAGGCGTCAGCGTCCTCCTCGACGATCGCCTCAAGGTCTCACCCGGTTTCAAATTCGCCGATGCCGAACTCATCGGCATCCCGACCGTGATCGTCGTCGGTCGCGGACTGGCCGATGGAGTCGTCGAAGTCCGCAACCGTCTCGCAGATGAGAAGCAGGAAGTGCCCGTCGCCGAGGTGGTCGCTGGCACCGTGGCTACGATTCGTGCCGCCTACGCCGCTGCCGATGCTGCGGCGGACGCCGCGATTGCCGAAGCACCTGCTCGGTGA
- a CDS encoding NUDIX hydrolase has product MPDSTQLTQFPRPSVAVDTAVLCPVPRRGLHVLLTHSGDGAWQLPGSILRPQERLAEAVARCLREKARLVDRAPVQLHVFDQPDRDDRGWVISVAHLDVLSTRDVGFGDASSPETEPDPQDARRRKLAPVHSVRELSAEHQEIVRVAVHRLRALHERTPDPFGLLPEEFSLRQLRELHEIVSGENLQADTFRRTMLPLLAPTGQAVSQGRGRPAQTFTRRSEIALRSDADHVIPSAGDADQAAGRAAPSTGDVPPSADDAAPSAGADGTRR; this is encoded by the coding sequence ATGCCTGATTCCACTCAACTGACGCAGTTCCCGCGGCCCTCGGTCGCGGTCGACACCGCAGTCCTCTGCCCCGTTCCCCGACGTGGCCTGCACGTGCTCCTCACCCATTCCGGCGACGGTGCCTGGCAGCTGCCGGGATCGATTCTGCGACCCCAGGAACGCCTCGCCGAGGCGGTCGCGCGGTGTCTGCGCGAGAAGGCGAGGCTCGTCGATCGTGCCCCGGTTCAGCTCCATGTCTTCGACCAGCCCGATCGTGATGATCGTGGCTGGGTGATCTCGGTGGCCCACCTCGACGTGCTCTCGACGAGGGATGTGGGGTTCGGCGATGCCAGCTCCCCAGAGACCGAACCGGATCCGCAGGATGCCCGGAGACGAAAACTGGCACCCGTGCATTCGGTGCGTGAACTCAGCGCCGAGCATCAGGAGATCGTGCGGGTTGCGGTGCATCGCCTGCGCGCCCTGCACGAACGCACCCCCGATCCGTTCGGACTGCTGCCGGAGGAGTTCTCGCTGCGGCAGCTGCGTGAGCTGCATGAGATCGTCTCGGGAGAGAACCTGCAGGCGGATACCTTTCGCCGCACGATGCTGCCCCTGCTCGCACCCACCGGACAGGCGGTGTCCCAAGGTCGCGGCCGCCCTGCCCAGACGTTCACCCGCCGCAGCGAGATCGCTCTGCGCAGCGATGCCGACCACGTGATTCCGAGTGCAGGAGACGCGGACCAAGCTGCAGGCAGAGCTGCACCGAGTACAGGCGACGTTCCACCGAGTGCAGATGACGCGGCCCCGAGTGCAGGCGCAGACGGGACTCGGCGCTGA